Proteins from one Blattabacterium cuenoti genomic window:
- the ilvD gene encoding dihydroxy-acid dehydratase: MKKIINNFSKNITKDTNLPAAHAMLYATGMKESDFCKAQIGIVSNWYEGNPCNMHLDKLSKKIKLSVVTKDLVGFQFTTIGISDGITMGTSGMRYSLPSRELIADSIETVVDAHHYDGIIAIPGCDKNIPGVMIALLRLNRPSIIVYGGSISSGYYNGKKLDIVSSFEALGKRNTCKITDQEYKNIVKNSCPGPGACGGMYTANTMASALEAMGMMLPYSSSSPSTSTNKQMECEKVSIYIKKLLEMGIKPKDIVTKSSIENGVKLAMSLGGSTNLILHFLAISKSANIDFSLKDFQKISNQVPLIGNLKPSGFFLMEDIHERIGGMPVIIKYLLNEGILSGDCLTVTGKTLSDNMKNIPNITFNQKIIHPLDRPIKKNGHIRILYGNLSPGGSIAKISGKEGTIFHGKANVFNSEEDANKAILNNKILPGVVIVIRYVGPIGGPGMPEMLKPTSYIMGSGLGKKVALITDGRFSGGSHGFVVGHITPEAQSGGLIALVKNEDYIKIDTENNTITLEVENEEIQRRKELWKPPSLKVKKGYLYKYIKMVSPASEGCITDQF; encoded by the coding sequence ATGAAAAAAATAATTAACAATTTTAGTAAAAACATAACGAAAGATACTAATTTACCAGCTGCACACGCTATGTTATATGCTACAGGAATGAAAGAATCTGATTTTTGTAAGGCTCAAATAGGAATAGTCAGCAATTGGTACGAAGGGAATCCTTGTAACATGCATTTAGATAAATTATCTAAAAAAATAAAATTATCGGTTGTAACTAAAGATTTAGTAGGATTTCAATTTACTACTATTGGAATCAGCGATGGTATCACTATGGGGACTTCAGGGATGAGATACTCTTTACCTTCTAGAGAATTGATAGCGGATAGTATAGAAACAGTTGTTGATGCGCATCATTATGATGGAATCATTGCTATTCCTGGATGTGATAAAAATATTCCAGGAGTTATGATTGCTTTACTTAGATTGAATCGTCCTTCTATTATAGTATATGGAGGAAGTATTTCTTCAGGTTATTATAATGGTAAAAAATTAGATATTGTTTCTTCTTTTGAAGCCTTAGGAAAAAGAAATACTTGCAAAATTACCGATCAAGAGTACAAAAATATTGTTAAAAATTCTTGTCCAGGACCTGGAGCTTGTGGGGGGATGTATACTGCAAATACTATGGCTTCTGCTTTAGAAGCTATGGGAATGATGCTACCTTATTCTTCTTCATCTCCATCTACAAGTACAAATAAACAAATGGAATGTGAAAAAGTTTCTATTTATATCAAAAAATTATTAGAAATGGGAATAAAACCGAAAGACATAGTTACAAAATCTTCCATAGAAAATGGAGTAAAATTGGCTATGTCCTTGGGAGGTTCCACTAATTTAATTTTACATTTCTTAGCTATTTCTAAGTCTGCAAATATTGATTTTTCTTTAAAAGATTTTCAAAAAATTAGCAATCAAGTTCCTTTAATTGGAAATTTAAAACCGAGTGGATTTTTCTTAATGGAAGATATTCATGAACGTATAGGAGGAATGCCAGTTATTATAAAGTATCTATTAAATGAAGGAATATTATCTGGAGATTGCCTAACTGTTACTGGAAAAACGTTATCTGATAATATGAAAAATATTCCTAACATAACATTTAATCAAAAAATTATTCATCCTTTAGACCGACCTATAAAGAAAAATGGACATATCAGAATTTTATACGGAAATCTTTCTCCAGGAGGATCCATAGCTAAAATTTCTGGAAAAGAAGGAACAATTTTTCATGGGAAAGCTAATGTTTTTAACTCAGAAGAAGATGCTAATAAAGCTATTTTAAATAATAAAATATTGCCTGGAGTTGTAATTGTTATAAGATATGTAGGACCGATAGGAGGTCCTGGAATGCCAGAAATGTTAAAACCGACTTCCTATATTATGGGTTCCGGACTAGGAAAAAAAGTAGCTCTTATCACAGATGGAAGATTTTCAGGAGGATCACACGGATTTGTTGTGGGACATATTACTCCGGAAGCACAATCTGGAGGATTAATAGCTCTCGTAAAAAATGAAGATTATATTAAAATAGATACAGAAAATAATACCATTACTCTTGAAGTAGAAAATGAAGAAATACAAAGAAGAAAAGAATTATGGAAACCTCCCTCATTGAAAGTAAAAAAAGGATACTTATACAAATATATTAAAATGGTCTCTCCAGCTTCTGAAGGGTGTATTACAGATCAATTTTAA
- the mnmA gene encoding tRNA 2-thiouridine(34) synthase MnmA: MQKKIVVVGLSGGVDSSVSALILKKKGYQVIGLFMLNWEEKDYSSNKCNTWEEDKTDAMLVAQQLHIPFQVVEMKKEYKKYVINYMFNEYKLGNTPNPDILCNKKIKFNFFLKKAIDIGADFIATGHYVNKKTIIKNRKIIYRLLIGKDLNKDQSYFLCQLTQSQLKKSLFPLGLLTKNQVRKIAEKNGLRNAHKKESQGLCFVGKIKLPQFLQKKIFPKKGEIICINSNSLIYQKNKPFSSKSKEEKLFFLSRKKKYKKSDGKIIGHHEGAFYFTKGQRKGISLGGYQKPLFVIETDVKKNIVYTGIGKEHPGLYRKYLFIQEENIHWIREDLRLIEGKEMDVFCRIRYRQPLQKSKLYKIKKGMFIEFEKMQCAITEGQFAVWYIENELLGSGVIH, encoded by the coding sequence ATGCAAAAGAAAATAGTAGTAGTTGGACTTTCAGGAGGAGTAGATTCAAGTGTTTCTGCATTAATTCTGAAAAAAAAAGGGTATCAAGTTATTGGTTTATTTATGCTTAATTGGGAGGAAAAAGATTATTCATCTAATAAATGTAATACATGGGAAGAAGATAAAACTGATGCAATGTTAGTAGCTCAACAATTGCATATACCTTTTCAAGTAGTTGAAATGAAGAAAGAATACAAAAAATATGTTATCAATTATATGTTTAATGAATATAAATTAGGAAATACTCCTAATCCAGATATATTATGTAACAAAAAAATTAAGTTCAATTTTTTCTTAAAAAAAGCTATTGATATAGGAGCGGATTTTATTGCTACTGGTCATTATGTTAACAAAAAAACAATCATAAAAAACAGAAAAATAATTTATCGTCTTTTAATAGGAAAAGATCTTAACAAAGATCAGTCATATTTTTTGTGTCAACTTACGCAAAGTCAATTAAAAAAATCATTGTTTCCATTAGGTTTACTTACAAAAAATCAAGTGAGAAAAATAGCAGAAAAAAATGGTTTACGTAATGCTCATAAAAAAGAATCCCAAGGTCTTTGTTTTGTAGGTAAAATTAAATTACCTCAATTTCTACAAAAAAAAATTTTTCCAAAAAAAGGAGAAATAATTTGTATAAATTCCAATTCCTTAATATATCAAAAAAATAAACCCTTTTCTTCTAAATCTAAGGAAGAAAAATTGTTTTTTTTATCTAGAAAAAAAAAATATAAAAAATCAGATGGTAAAATAATTGGACATCATGAAGGAGCTTTTTATTTCACTAAAGGACAACGTAAAGGAATATCTTTAGGAGGTTATCAAAAACCTCTTTTTGTTATTGAAACAGACGTAAAAAAAAATATTGTTTATACTGGAATAGGAAAAGAACATCCAGGATTATATAGAAAATATTTATTTATTCAGGAAGAAAATATTCATTGGATAAGGGAAGATCTTCGTCTTATAGAAGGAAAAGAAATGGATGTTTTTTGTAGAATTCGTTATAGACAACCATTGCAAAAATCAAAATTATACAAAATAAAAAAAGGAATGTTTATTGAATTTGAAAAAATGCAATGTGCTATAACAGAGGGTCAGTTTGCTGTTTGGTATATTGAAAATGAATTGTTAGGATCAGGAGTAATTCATTAA
- the dnaJ gene encoding molecular chaperone DnaJ, producing the protein MVKKDYYEVLEVSRNASLDEIKKAYRRLAIKYHPDKNLDNKKKAEEKFKEAAEAYEVLSNPEKRQRYDKFGHSGVKGSGADSGMNMEDIFANFGDIFADAFGEGFSSFGFGRSNRNRTIKGSDLRIRVRLSLEEIANGIEKKVKVKRLKVAKGIKFKICSSCNGSGQTVRITNTILGRMQTTSQCHICSGTGKNVENIPYGANKHGLIKEEELVNIKIPAGLTEGIQLKVSEKGNEAPFGGISGDLIIVIEEIPHPQLKREGNNLHYDLYISFPDAILGSSKEVPTVNGKARIKIDPGTQSGKTLRLKNKGLPNLERYGYGSLLIHVNVWTPKKINEEQRKFFEKMRKNENFLPHPDNSEKSFFDRVREMFS; encoded by the coding sequence ATGGTGAAAAAAGATTATTACGAAGTATTAGAAGTTTCTAGAAATGCTTCTTTAGATGAAATTAAAAAAGCTTATCGAAGATTAGCAATAAAATATCATCCAGATAAGAATTTGGATAATAAAAAAAAGGCAGAAGAAAAATTTAAAGAAGCAGCTGAAGCTTATGAAGTTTTAAGTAATCCAGAAAAAAGACAACGTTATGATAAATTTGGACATTCTGGAGTAAAAGGAAGTGGAGCTGATTCAGGGATGAATATGGAAGATATATTTGCAAATTTTGGAGATATTTTTGCTGATGCTTTTGGAGAAGGTTTCTCTAGTTTTGGATTTGGAAGATCAAATCGGAATAGAACTATTAAAGGAAGTGATTTAAGAATAAGAGTTAGACTTTCATTAGAAGAAATAGCTAATGGAATAGAAAAAAAAGTTAAAGTAAAAAGATTAAAAGTAGCCAAAGGCATAAAATTTAAAATTTGTTCTTCTTGTAATGGAAGTGGTCAAACTGTACGCATAACAAATACAATTTTAGGAAGAATGCAAACTACTTCTCAATGCCATATATGTTCAGGTACTGGAAAAAATGTTGAAAATATTCCTTATGGAGCCAATAAACATGGATTAATTAAAGAAGAAGAATTAGTGAATATCAAAATTCCTGCAGGGCTTACAGAAGGCATTCAACTTAAAGTATCTGAAAAAGGGAATGAAGCTCCATTCGGAGGAATTTCTGGAGATCTTATTATAGTAATTGAAGAAATACCTCATCCTCAGTTAAAAAGAGAAGGAAATAACCTTCATTATGATTTATACATTTCTTTTCCAGATGCAATACTAGGATCTTCAAAAGAAGTTCCTACTGTTAACGGAAAAGCAAGAATTAAAATAGATCCTGGGACACAATCAGGTAAAACTCTTAGGTTAAAAAATAAAGGGTTACCTAATCTTGAAAGGTATGGATATGGAAGTCTTTTGATTCATGTAAATGTTTGGACTCCAAAAAAAATTAATGAAGAACAAAGAAAATTTTTTGAAAAAATGAGAAAAAATGAAAATTTTCTTCCTCATCCAGACAATTCAGAAAAATCATTTTTTGATCGTGTAAGAGAAATGTTTTCTTAA